A single window of Syntrophales bacterium DNA harbors:
- a CDS encoding V-type ATP synthase subunit A, with amino-acid sequence MNGMLTGKVIAVNGPIIRAFGLNGIRMFDIAEVGPDRLIGEVIRLIEDVAVIQVYEDNTGLKPGDEVISHCRPLSVLLGPGLIASIYDGIQRPLVGIFEVCGSYIRKGIKLPPLDVTRKWKFNPLVKAGGEVKEGDILGEIKESPLVMHRVLIPPRVSGILTTIADTGEYTIEDEIYTVDTGTDTYQGKLAEYWPVRKARPSRSKKKPFIPLVTGQRIIDTFFPIARGGTAAIPGGFGTGKTMIQHALAKWCNADIIVYIGCGERGNEMTDVLTDFPKLIDERNGRPLIERTVMIANTSNMPVPAREVSIYTGVTIAEYYRDMGYSVAVMADSTSRWAEALRELSSRLGDMPAEEGFPPYLATRLAEFYERAGLVETLSGSDGDITIIGAVSPPGGDFSEPVTQHTTRFVRCFWALDKVLADARHYPSISWTDSYTEYLHDIEGWWKNLDSQWLSVRNEAMNILLEDHRLQQVVKLVGPDALPSSQQFILFIAEMIKNAFLQQNSFDPIDKYCDPEKQLKLLKTILDLYKKGTELVQAGISVKDIAALDVVSEMVRLKSEVPNNETERIEEYGKRLALGIDSLKESIIGE; translated from the coding sequence ATGAACGGCATGTTGACCGGAAAGGTGATAGCGGTAAATGGCCCAATCATCAGGGCGTTCGGCCTCAACGGGATACGGATGTTCGACATCGCCGAGGTGGGGCCTGACAGGCTCATAGGCGAGGTTATACGGCTCATTGAGGATGTGGCCGTCATACAGGTATACGAGGATAATACGGGACTGAAACCGGGCGATGAGGTGATCTCGCACTGCAGGCCGCTTTCTGTCCTTCTGGGGCCGGGACTTATTGCAAGTATATACGACGGTATACAGCGCCCCCTGGTGGGCATTTTCGAGGTGTGTGGGAGTTACATAAGGAAGGGGATAAAACTGCCCCCGCTTGATGTGACCAGGAAGTGGAAATTCAACCCGCTGGTAAAGGCCGGGGGCGAGGTGAAGGAAGGGGATATCCTTGGAGAGATCAAGGAGAGCCCGCTCGTCATGCACAGGGTGCTCATACCCCCCCGGGTCTCCGGCATATTGACCACCATCGCTGATACCGGAGAATACACAATCGAAGACGAAATATACACTGTCGATACCGGCACCGACACGTACCAAGGGAAGCTTGCCGAGTATTGGCCGGTAAGGAAGGCGAGGCCAAGCAGGAGCAAGAAGAAACCCTTTATACCCCTTGTGACGGGTCAGAGGATAATAGACACGTTCTTTCCGATAGCACGGGGCGGTACGGCCGCCATCCCCGGGGGGTTCGGCACGGGCAAGACCATGATCCAGCACGCCCTGGCTAAGTGGTGCAATGCGGACATTATCGTGTACATAGGCTGCGGTGAGCGCGGCAACGAAATGACAGATGTCCTTACGGATTTCCCGAAGCTCATAGATGAGAGGAACGGCCGGCCTCTTATCGAACGAACGGTCATGATCGCGAACACATCGAACATGCCGGTTCCCGCCAGAGAGGTGAGCATCTATACGGGGGTGACCATCGCGGAGTACTACCGCGACATGGGATACAGCGTGGCGGTGATGGCTGACTCCACATCGAGATGGGCCGAGGCCCTCAGGGAGCTGTCCAGCAGGCTTGGGGACATGCCTGCTGAGGAGGGTTTTCCGCCCTACCTGGCTACCAGGCTTGCCGAGTTCTACGAGAGGGCAGGCCTTGTTGAAACGCTGTCGGGCAGCGACGGCGACATCACCATCATCGGTGCGGTATCCCCTCCGGGCGGCGACTTCTCAGAACCCGTTACCCAGCACACAACACGGTTCGTGAGGTGCTTCTGGGCACTGGACAAGGTTTTAGCCGACGCCAGGCATTATCCTTCCATAAGCTGGACAGACAGTTACACAGAATACCTCCATGATATAGAGGGCTGGTGGAAGAATCTGGACAGTCAATGGCTCTCGGTGAGAAATGAGGCCATGAACATCCTGCTTGAGGATCACAGGCTTCAGCAGGTGGTAAAGCTCGTCGGACCCGACGCTCTGCCGTCGTCGCAGCAGTTTATCCTTTTTATAGCCGAGATGATCAAGAACGCATTTCTCCAGCAAAACTCATTCGATCCAATTGACAAGTACTGTGATCCCGAAAAGCAGCTCAAGCTCCTGAAGACTATTCTGGATCTTTATAAAAAGGGGACGGAACTTGTGCAAGCCGGCATTTCTGTCAAGGATATCGCGGCGCTGGACGTGGTCTCGGAAATGGTAAGGCTCAAATCCGAAGTTCCCAACAACGAAACCGAAAGGATTGAGGAGTATGGGAAGAGGCTTGCTCTCGGAATCGATTCGCTTAAAGAGTCAATAATAGGAGAATGA
- a CDS encoding V-type ATP synthase subunit E family protein, with protein MDKTPLESSIREESERAIRAIKEVEFSEIRKLDEDYAAEMENFSKKSAAEIDAKIKQELSRLENRGILDRKKLKLRIIEKFINHIVDEAVKGMRNDQRYKKFLSDTVCDAVGQIQTRAEIRLKKEDIVFKKEIMDSLKAAGRNRDIGIKEDSTITWGGCIVHDEQGGRIFNNTIERVYFRKSFAIRQEIVRILKEKGVAF; from the coding sequence ATGGATAAAACGCCATTGGAAAGCTCTATCAGGGAAGAATCCGAACGCGCGATACGCGCCATCAAGGAGGTGGAGTTTTCAGAAATCAGGAAGCTGGATGAGGATTATGCCGCGGAGATGGAAAACTTCAGCAAAAAATCCGCCGCTGAAATAGATGCAAAGATCAAGCAGGAACTGTCCAGGCTGGAGAACAGGGGCATCCTTGATCGCAAGAAGCTCAAGCTCCGCATCATCGAGAAATTCATTAACCATATCGTGGACGAGGCAGTGAAGGGGATGAGGAATGATCAGCGATACAAAAAATTCCTCTCAGATACGGTATGCGACGCCGTAGGCCAGATACAGACCAGAGCAGAGATTCGCCTGAAGAAAGAGGACATTGTCTTTAAAAAGGAAATCATGGATTCCCTAAAGGCAGCCGGCAGGAACCGGGATATCGGCATAAAGGAAGACAGCACGATAACGTGGGGCGGATGTATCGTCCATGACGAACAGGGAGGCCGCATATTCAACAATACAATCGAGAGAGTTTATTTTAGAAAATCCTTTGCTATCCGCCAGGAGATTGTGCGGATACTGAAGGAAAAGGGTGTTGCCTTTTAG
- a CDS encoding V-type ATP synthase subunit F — protein MKKIYIIGDMHTVSAFRLSGVEGVISGRDNAPARLEEIVKKGDAGVVVITNELAEDIQERITEINLGSLSPVVIEIPGIDDMKGFRRSVVGYIAEALGITL, from the coding sequence ATGAAGAAAATATACATCATCGGGGACATGCATACTGTAAGCGCTTTCCGCCTTTCAGGGGTGGAAGGGGTAATCTCCGGAAGAGACAATGCACCGGCAAGGCTGGAAGAGATCGTAAAAAAAGGGGATGCAGGTGTAGTGGTTATAACGAACGAGCTTGCCGAGGATATTCAGGAGAGGATAACGGAGATAAACTTGGGCAGCTTAAGCCCGGTGGTCATCGAGATACCCGGTATCGATGACATGAAGGGTTTCCGCCGGTCGGTCGTGGGCTATATAGCCGAGGCACTCGGCATCACCCTGTGA
- a CDS encoding ATP synthase subunit C, giving the protein MTKDNLSMVFLSSSICFAILLLFPDVMFAAAADMVNINTGNEWRGLAYISAALAVGLACIASAYAVARIGSAGIGAVSEKPELTGRVLIFLGLAEGIAIYGLIIAIMILNKL; this is encoded by the coding sequence ATGACCAAGGATAACCTGTCTATGGTTTTTTTAAGTAGCTCTATCTGCTTTGCGATTCTGTTGCTTTTCCCGGATGTGATGTTTGCGGCCGCAGCAGATATGGTCAACATAAATACGGGAAATGAGTGGAGGGGTTTAGCGTACATATCCGCGGCGTTAGCCGTTGGGCTCGCTTGCATTGCAAGTGCCTACGCCGTGGCCCGGATAGGTTCCGCAGGCATAGGTGCCGTGAGCGAGAAGCCGGAACTCACAGGAAGGGTTCTCATCTTTCTCGGCCTGGCCGAAGGTATCGCCATATACGGCCTCATCATCGCGATCATGATCCTGAACAAGCTGTAA